From Coffea arabica cultivar ET-39 chromosome 2e, Coffea Arabica ET-39 HiFi, whole genome shotgun sequence, the proteins below share one genomic window:
- the LOC113730613 gene encoding AT-hook motif nuclear-localized protein 20 — translation MANRWWTGQVGLPGVETSSSTGSPVLKKPDLGISMNDNSGSGGGSGGRDDEDERENSTDEPKEGAVEVATRRPRGRPPGSKNKPKPPIFVTRDSPNALRSHVMEVANGSDIAESIAQFARRRQRGVCVLSASGTVTNVTLRQPSAPGAVMALHGRFEILSLTGAFLPGPAPPGATGLTIYLAGGQGQVVGGSVVGSLVASGPVMVIASTFSNATYERLPIEEDEEGGGAAQGQLGGNGSPPLGSGGAPQQGGLGDPSSMPVYSLPPNLMPNGGQLNHEAFAWAHGRPPY, via the coding sequence ATGGCAAATAGGTGGTGGACCGGCCAGGTTGGTTTACCTGGTGTTGAAACATCTTCATCAACTGGCTCACCAGTGTTGAAGAAGCCAGATCTGGGCATATCAATGAACGACAACAGCGGAAGCGGTGGCGGCAGTGGTGGAAGAGATGATGAAGACGAAAGAGAAAACAGCACTGATGAGCCTAAAGAGGGTGCAGTTGAGGTAGCTACTCGGAGGCCTAGAGGAAGACCTCCTGGTTCCAAGAATAAGCCAAAACCGCCTATCTTTGTCACTAGAGATAGCCCTAATGCTCTCAGAAGCCATGTCATGGAGGTTGCAAATGGTTCTGACATAGCTGAAAGCATAGCCCAGTTTGCCAGGAGAAGGCAAAGGGGAGTTTGTGTACTGAGTGCTAGTGGAACAGTTACTAACGTAACCCTTAGGCAACCTTCCGCACCTGGTGCAGTCATGGCTTTACATGGCCGCTTTGAGATTCTCTCTCTCACCGGAGCTTTCCTCCCCGGTCCAGCCCCTCCCGGGGCTACCGGACTAACTATATACCTAGCTGGAGGCCAAGGCCAAGTGGTTGGGGGAAGTGTGGTTGGATCACTAGTGGCCTCAGGACCAGTGATGGTGATTGCTTCAACATTTTCGAATGCTACTTATGAGAGGCTGCCTATTGAGGAAGATGAAGAAGGCGGTGGTGCAGCTCAGGGACAACTTGGTGGGAACGGATCACCGCCGTTGGGGAGTGGTGGGGCGCCGCAGCAAGGTGGTTTGGGTGATCCGTCCTCTATGCCTGTGTATAGTTTGCCACCAAACCTGATGCCTAATGGTGGACAGCTGAACCATGAAGCATTTGCTTGGGCTCATGGCCGCCCTCCTTACTAA
- the LOC140036601 gene encoding uncharacterized protein isoform X2, which produces MSQEAAANYYSKDFEWNQLRLEIETNPSFLYHLLPFIDDTNANTSASTADANSDSEAWNKFHTRHSTGKFFKERRYLLKEFPELASCRDYAKVLEVGCGNGSTALPILRAKENIVVYACDCSNEALDRAKENIAAANLISAEHRYHPFLCDISTSGFPEWLACSSCQERFCKSNCNRVDFCEVSCSEESSCCIGGVDLVTLIFTLSALPLHMMPTAIQECFSVLKPGLYDMTMLRFDPEQRVGYREYMRSDGTRSYFFSLESTRDLFSSAGFTELELEYCCVKSTNRRNGKLMRRVWVHGKFQRPKGS; this is translated from the exons ATGAGCCAAGAAGCAGCAGCAAATTACTACTCAAAGGATTTCGAGTGGAACCAGCTCAGACTTGAGATCGAGACCAACCCCTCTTTCCTCTACCACCTCCTTCCTTTCATTGATGATACGAATGCCAACACATCTGCTTCTACTGCTGATGCAAATTCTGATTCTGAAGCCTGGAATAAATTCCACACTCGTCATTCCACTGGAAAATTCTTCAAG GAGAGGCGGTACCTGTTGAAGGAATTTCCAGAGCTGGCTTCTTGTAGAGACTATGCTAAAGTTTTGGAGGTCGGATGTGGTAATGGAAGTACTGCTTTGCCAATTTTACG GGCTAAAGAGAACATTGTTGTTTATGCCTGTGACTGTAGCAATGAGGCTCTTGATAGGGCTAAAGAGAATATAGCTGCTGCAAACTTGATCTCAGCTGAGCATCGTTACCACCCCTTCTTATGTGATATTTCTACGAGTGGGTTTCCTGAGTGGTTGGCCTGCAGTTCTTGTCAAGAAAGATTTTGCAAAAGCA ACTGTAACAGGGTAGATTTCTGTGAAGTCTCATGCTCAGAGGAGAGTAGTTGCTGCATTGGTGGGGTGGATCTCGTTACCCTA ATCTTCACTCTATCAGCATTACCACTCCACATGATGCCAACAGCCATTCAGGAGTGCTTCTCTGTCTTAAAGCCAG GTCTCTATGATATGACAATGCTTCGGTTTGATCCCGAGCAAAGAGTTGGATATAGGGAATACATGCGATCTGATGGAACCCGTTCTTATTTCTTCTCTTTGGAAAGCACAAGAGATTTATTTTCTAGTGCAGGGTTCACTGAG CTGGAGCTTGAATACTGTTGTGTTAAATCTACAAATAGGCGAAATGGGAAACTTATGCGACGGGTTTGGGTTCACGGTAAGTTCCAGAGACCCAAAGGTAGTTGA
- the LOC140036602 gene encoding protein EIN4-like: MGSRLRDFVLGLLVAVMIFSVSATDGEFSHCHCDDVGGWSIASILECQRVSDFLIAVAYFSIPIELLYFISCSNIPFKWVLLQFIAFIVLCGLTHLLNAWTYYGRHSFQLMMALTVAKILTALVSCATAITLITLIPIILKFKVREFFLTQNVMELGQEVGMMKKQKEASWHVRMLTQEIRKSLDKHTILYTTLVELSKSLDLQNCAVWMPNGNRTEMNLTHQLSPGPSEEYSHTLAINEPDVLEITKNKGVMFLRQDSVLGAASCGGCQPGAVAAIRMPVLLGSNFKGGTPEVVDTGYAILVLVLRSANDRVWLYNEMEIVEVVADQVAVALSHASVLEESQSMREKLEEQNRVLQKAKENAMMASQARNSFQKVMSNGMRQPLHSILGLLSLFQDANLSPDQRIVVDTIIKSSSVLSTLINDAMEISDKDEGRFPLEIMPFKLDAMVREASCLVKCLCLYKHFGFSTEIPNVLPNQVMGDQKRAFQVLLHMIGHLLNVNEGRDSVTFRVDTESRIQERTDRYWDTRRPSTTDEYVNVKFEIEVNVEGSLSDSSIATTHFGGTRHNSKEVKEGLSFSMCKKLVQMMQGSIWMSSDSRGQARSMTLILRFQKQSSFRRHVFELGNPLEQPISSLMFRGLQVIHADDDDINRMVTKKLLEKLGCQVTAVSSGFQCLSALGPSAATFQVVVLDLHMPEIDGFEVARRIRKFRSRNWPLIIALSASAEDHLLERCLQAGMNGLVRKPVLLQVMADELRRVLQRAGDGF; the protein is encoded by the exons ATGGGTTCAAGATTAAGGGATTTTGTCCTTGGGCTTCTAGTTGCAGTTATGATCTTCAGCGTGTCAGCCACTGATGGCGAATTTTCCCATTGTCATTGCGATGATGTTGGAGGTTGGAGCATAGCTAGCATTCTAGAATGCCAGAGAGTGAGTGATTTCTTGATTGCTGTGGCTTACTTTTCAATTCCTATCGAGTTGCTTTACTTTATTAGCTGCTCAAATATACCATTCAAATGGGTTCTACTTCAATTCATTGCTTTCATTGTCCTCTGTGGATTGACCCATTTGCTCAATGCGTGGACTTATTATGGTCGGCACTCCTTCCAGTTGATGATGGCTCTTACAGTTGCGAAAATCCTTACTGCTCTTGTATCTTGTGCAACTGCTATCACTCTTATCACTCTGATCCCTATTATTCTCAAATTTAAAGTCAGAGAATTCTTTTTAACACAAAATGTGATGGAGCTAGGCCAAGAGGTTGGGATGATGAAGAAACAGAAAGAAGCTAGTTGGCATGTCCGGATGCTTACCCAAGAAATTAGGAAGTCACTCGATAAGCACACAATATTGTACACTACTTTGGTTGAGCTTTCAAAGTCCTTGGATCTGCAGAATTGTGCCGTTTGGATGCCTAATGGGAATAGAACAGAAATGAATTTGACCCATCAGTTGAGTCCTGGTCCTTCAGAAGAATATAGCCACACCCTTGCGATTAATGAACCAGATGTATTAGAGATAACAAAGAATAAGGGAGTGATGTTTTTGAGGCAAGACTCAGTACTTGGTGCTGCGAGTTGCGGAGGGTGTCAGCCAGGTGCTGTTGCAGCTATTCGAATGCCAGTGCTTCTAGGTTCAAATTTCAAAGGGGGGACACCAGAGGTTGTTGACACTGGATACGCCATACTGGTTTTGGTTCTTCGAAGTGCAAATGACAGGGTTTGGTTGTATAATGAGATGGAGATAGTTGAAGTTGTTGCTGATCAGGTGGCAGTGGCTCTGTCCCATGCTtcagttcttgaggagtctcAGTCAATGAGAGAGAAACTGGAAGAGCAAAATCGTGTGCTCCAGAAAGCTAAGGAGAACGCAATGATGGCAAGCCAGGCAAGGAACTCATTTCAGAAAGTAATGAGCAATGGAATGAGGCAGCCTTTGCACTCAATTCTGGGCTTACTATCTCTGTTTCAAGATGCCAATTTGAGCCCCGATCAGAGGATTGTGGTTGACACTATAATAAAATCCAGCAGCGTTCTCTCAACATTAATAAATGATGCAATGGAGATATCTGACAAGGATGAGGGAAGATTCCCATTAGAGATCATGCCCTTTAAATTAGATGCCATGGTAAGAGAAGCATCCTGTTTGGTTAAGTGCTTGTGCCTTTACAAGCACTTTGGCTTCTCTACGGAGATTCCAAATGTTCTGCCTAATCAGGTGATGGGTGATCAGAAGAGGGCATTTCAGGTTCTACTGCACATGATTGGGCATCTGTTGAATGTCAATGAGGGAAGGGACTCTGTTACTTTTAGGGTTGATACTGAGAGCAGAATTCAGGAGAGGACTGATAGATATTGGGATACAAGGAGACCAAGCACAACTGATGAGTATGTGAATGTAAAGTTTGAAATTGAAGTTAATGTTGAAGGTTCTCTATCAGATAGCTCAATAGCTACCACTCATTTTGGTGGGACAAGGCATAACAGCAAAGAAGTAAAGGAGGGCTTGAGCTTCAGCATGTGCAAAAAGCTTGTGCAG ATGATGCAAGGTAGTATCTGGATGTCCTCTGATTCTCGGGGCCAAGCACGAAGCATGACTCTTATTCTCAGATTTCAGAAACAATCTTCTTTTAGAAGACATGTATTTGAGCTCGGAAATCCATTGGAGCAACCAATTTCTAGCTTAATGTTCAGAGGCCTTCAAGTTATTCAtgctgatgatgatgatataAATAGAATGGTGACTAAAAAGCTGCTTGAGAAGCTAGGTTGCCAAGTTACCGCAGTTTCATCTGGTTTCCAGTGCCTGAGCGCACTAGGCCCCTCAGCAGCCACATTCCAAGTTGTAGTTTTGGATCTTCACATGCCTGAAATAGATGGCTTTGAAGTGGCAAGAAGAATACGAAAGTTTCGGAGTCGtaactggccattaattatAGCCTTGTCCGCAAGTGCGGAGGATCATTTGTTGGAAAGGTGCCTGCAGGCGGGAATGAATGGTCTTGTTAGAAAACCTGTTCTTCTACAAGTAATGGCTGATGAGCTTCGAAGAGTTCTGCAACGAGCAGGTGATGGTTTTTGA
- the LOC140036601 gene encoding uncharacterized protein isoform X1, with amino-acid sequence MSQEAAANYYSKDFEWNQLRLEIETNPSFLYHLLPFIDDTNANTSASTADANSDSEAWNKFHTRHSTGKFFKERRYLLKEFPELASCRDYAKVLEVGCGNGSTALPILRAKENIVVYACDCSNEALDRAKENIAAANLISAEHRYHPFLCDISTSGFPEWLACSSCQERFCKSNCNRVDFCEVSCSEESSCCIGGVDLVTLIFTLSALPLHMMPTAIQECFSVLKPGGMLLFRDYGLYDMTMLRFDPEQRVGYREYMRSDGTRSYFFSLESTRDLFSSAGFTELELEYCCVKSTNRRNGKLMRRVWVHGKFQRPKGS; translated from the exons ATGAGCCAAGAAGCAGCAGCAAATTACTACTCAAAGGATTTCGAGTGGAACCAGCTCAGACTTGAGATCGAGACCAACCCCTCTTTCCTCTACCACCTCCTTCCTTTCATTGATGATACGAATGCCAACACATCTGCTTCTACTGCTGATGCAAATTCTGATTCTGAAGCCTGGAATAAATTCCACACTCGTCATTCCACTGGAAAATTCTTCAAG GAGAGGCGGTACCTGTTGAAGGAATTTCCAGAGCTGGCTTCTTGTAGAGACTATGCTAAAGTTTTGGAGGTCGGATGTGGTAATGGAAGTACTGCTTTGCCAATTTTACG GGCTAAAGAGAACATTGTTGTTTATGCCTGTGACTGTAGCAATGAGGCTCTTGATAGGGCTAAAGAGAATATAGCTGCTGCAAACTTGATCTCAGCTGAGCATCGTTACCACCCCTTCTTATGTGATATTTCTACGAGTGGGTTTCCTGAGTGGTTGGCCTGCAGTTCTTGTCAAGAAAGATTTTGCAAAAGCA ACTGTAACAGGGTAGATTTCTGTGAAGTCTCATGCTCAGAGGAGAGTAGTTGCTGCATTGGTGGGGTGGATCTCGTTACCCTA ATCTTCACTCTATCAGCATTACCACTCCACATGATGCCAACAGCCATTCAGGAGTGCTTCTCTGTCTTAAAGCCAGGTGGCATGCTCTTATTTAGGGATTATG GTCTCTATGATATGACAATGCTTCGGTTTGATCCCGAGCAAAGAGTTGGATATAGGGAATACATGCGATCTGATGGAACCCGTTCTTATTTCTTCTCTTTGGAAAGCACAAGAGATTTATTTTCTAGTGCAGGGTTCACTGAG CTGGAGCTTGAATACTGTTGTGTTAAATCTACAAATAGGCGAAATGGGAAACTTATGCGACGGGTTTGGGTTCACGGTAAGTTCCAGAGACCCAAAGGTAGTTGA